A genomic stretch from Falsibacillus albus includes:
- the dapF gene encoding diaminopimelate epimerase has translation MEIQLTKCHGSGNDFLLIDEMANSYSFGEKDRQNLAIALCDRQEGLGADGILFVLKSHHADAKMRVFNSDGSEASMCGNGLRCVGRYVCESLGKEEILVETMKADLLVQKTSDIFDGIPAYSVEISPVLFDLTKLPMRLDQERLFNERVEVLSDHLAFTAVAVPNPHLISFVDRDIIRSNEQKSIAEFVNGPNSLFPDGVNVSFVLPLGKGKLYVRTYERGVGFTNACGTAMSASTLVSAMMEINDLEEKVEVYNNGGKVHCVVKRSEQDDSYTIFLIGNATYLYSADIKVDEKNPEKFTMLKKNEFDEQQQYDILSAAVKEYLEKEIFFSSAK, from the coding sequence ATGGAAATCCAACTTACGAAATGTCATGGTTCCGGAAATGACTTTCTATTAATAGACGAAATGGCCAACTCATATTCTTTTGGTGAAAAGGATCGCCAAAATTTAGCGATTGCCCTGTGCGATCGTCAAGAGGGGCTTGGAGCAGATGGAATTCTATTTGTCTTGAAGAGCCATCATGCAGATGCAAAAATGAGGGTATTCAATTCAGATGGATCAGAAGCATCTATGTGCGGGAATGGTTTGCGGTGCGTAGGTAGGTACGTATGTGAATCGTTGGGAAAAGAAGAAATATTGGTTGAGACGATGAAAGCGGACTTGCTTGTACAAAAAACGTCAGATATTTTTGATGGGATCCCTGCGTATAGTGTGGAAATATCACCTGTGCTTTTTGATTTAACGAAGCTCCCGATGAGGCTTGACCAAGAGAGACTTTTCAATGAACGGGTAGAGGTTCTTTCCGATCATTTGGCGTTTACAGCTGTGGCAGTGCCAAATCCACATCTTATCAGCTTTGTCGATCGAGACATCATCAGATCGAATGAACAAAAGTCGATAGCAGAATTTGTGAATGGTCCAAACAGCCTATTCCCAGATGGTGTAAACGTAAGTTTTGTCCTTCCGTTAGGAAAGGGAAAATTATATGTCAGAACCTATGAGAGAGGAGTAGGCTTCACCAATGCGTGCGGTACTGCGATGTCTGCTTCTACACTGGTTTCGGCTATGATGGAAATAAATGATCTTGAAGAAAAGGTAGAAGTCTATAATAATGGCGGAAAAGTTCATTGTGTTGTAAAGCGCAGCGAGCAGGATGATTCCTATACCATCTTCCTTATCGGCAATGCGACATATTTATATTCTGCAGATATCAAGGTGGACGAGAAGAACCCAGAGAAATTTACGATGCTGAAAAAAAATGAGTTTGATGAGCAGCAACAATATGACATATTAAGCGCGGCTGTAAAAGAATATTTAGAAAAGGAAATATTTTTTAGTTCAGCAAAATAA